A single Endozoicomonas sp. NE40 DNA region contains:
- a CDS encoding LysR family transcriptional regulator produces MQKHFGRAAAECFVSQLTLRAGVEKLEKELGAELFERT; encoded by the coding sequence CTGCAAAAGCACTTTGGCCGCGCTGCAGCTGAATGCTTTGTCAGCCAGCTTACCCTCAGAGCCGGGGTGGAAAAACTGGAAAAAGAACTGGGTGCTGAGTTGTTTGAGCGTACATAA
- a CDS encoding hydrogen peroxide-inducible genes activator: MTLTELRYIVALAREQHFGRAAAECFVSQPTLSAGVKKLEKELGVELFERTRNAVRVSDMGQRIIQQARKVLEEADAVKELAKEGKDQLSTPLRVGAIYTIGPYLFPHLVPKLAELAPEMPLYIEENFTAVLRRKLRQGELDAIIIALPFTEPDVLTLPIYDEAFRVLMPGHHPWAERDAINKDELSRDEVLLLGEGHCFRDQILEACPLLGVHEGHDGSGVEATSLETIRHMVASGMGISILPESALGNNYYAPDVLTSKPFSAPGPERTVALAWRASFPRPKAIDVLAAALKQCTDINRIED; the protein is encoded by the coding sequence ATGACTCTGACTGAACTGCGCTATATTGTTGCTCTTGCTCGGGAACAGCACTTTGGTCGTGCTGCAGCTGAATGCTTTGTCAGCCAGCCAACCCTCAGTGCCGGGGTGAAAAAACTGGAAAAAGAACTGGGCGTTGAGTTGTTTGAACGTACTCGCAACGCTGTTCGTGTCAGTGATATGGGGCAACGCATTATTCAGCAGGCAAGGAAAGTCCTTGAAGAAGCCGATGCTGTGAAAGAGCTGGCAAAAGAAGGTAAAGACCAGTTGAGTACACCGTTGCGGGTGGGTGCGATTTACACCATTGGCCCTTACCTGTTTCCGCATCTGGTACCCAAACTGGCAGAGCTGGCACCAGAAATGCCACTTTACATAGAAGAAAACTTTACTGCGGTTCTGCGTCGAAAATTACGACAGGGCGAACTGGATGCCATCATCATTGCCCTGCCCTTCACCGAACCGGACGTTTTAACACTACCCATCTATGATGAAGCCTTCAGGGTATTGATGCCAGGCCACCATCCGTGGGCTGAGCGTGATGCGATTAATAAAGATGAACTGTCCAGGGATGAAGTGTTGCTGCTGGGTGAAGGCCATTGTTTCCGGGACCAGATTCTGGAAGCCTGCCCGTTGCTTGGTGTGCATGAGGGTCATGACGGCTCCGGCGTTGAAGCCACTTCGCTGGAAACCATTCGTCACATGGTGGCATCAGGCATGGGCATCAGCATTCTGCCGGAATCGGCTCTGGGCAATAATTATTATGCACCGGATGTGCTGACTTCTAAGCCGTTCAGTGCTCCAGGGCCTGAAAGAACGGTCGCACTGGCATGGCGAGCCAGCTTCCCAAGACCCAAAGCCATTGATGTACTGGCAGCGGCATTAAAGCAATGTACCGATATCAACAGGATTGAAGATTAA